From the genome of Solanum lycopersicum chromosome 12, SLM_r2.1:
GGACAAAGGGTCGTGATGATCGGTATGTACTAGCATCAAGATCGAGTCTTAGACAAATCGAAaccgaaaataaaaaaagatgaaaacatAGGGAACAAAGGAGAaatactcatttatttacaGCCAGTGGGAAAATCATGTCCAAGAATACTATTACACTGGAAAAAGATAACAGAATTTGGTTTCCAAGAATTGAAGAAAGCTTAATGCTGCAAGTAACTGTATGTCCTAACTAGCAATTCTATGGGAAACCAACAATCTCCAGAAAGAAAAAACCTAAATCAAGCACTTTTCTGTCTACATCTATTCCATATACATGATCAGCACTCATATGATCTTTCCGCTAACGGGAGGGAGGGAGAGAGGGAGGAAGTGGTTTGCCATCTACCTTCTTCGCTTGTGTGTGTAATGCATTGAGTGGGAAAGAGGAGGTAAATTGCCAAGAAGCTAGTACATCAGAAGTAAAAGTGATCTTCGAGACAGTTCACACGATATAAGCAAAGATTTGACATCCCCATCAAATGGAGCTTAAAACCTGTAGGCTGTAGGCTGTAGACCGAAGCAGGCGATCCAAAGCAAGAAACGAAAGCTCTTAACTACATCTTTAAGCTGTTAGATCTTTCCTGCACATCATCGGACAAGAGAGGCATCAGTCCCCATTTTCTATAAAACGTACACGAGAGTAAGCTACAGCTTCTACTTTGTTTGAAATACAACACAGAACTAGTTGAAAAGGTGCTTCATAACAATGCTTTGATAAGTGAGGCCGTGTTGAATGATAAGTCAACATGATCGGAGTTTTTGTAAAACGCTGATATGAAACAGTAAGAACTAGGACTTTCTATATGTATTGAAAACCATTAAAAGATGAgagaaaaacaaacttaaatgaAGAGTAGGCGCAACATAAGAATGAAGAGATATTTATAAACAGAGATTTAGATAATTGAAACAAAATGCAGCACTCTTCACAGGTagtaaagtttaaatttatgaGAGAAATAAAGGAGTCTGTGTGTGTTAGAAAGGTTTGGCACAGCCTTTTTGTGTAGAAGTATGATAGAACAATTTAGGACATCCAAAGAAGTGAAGTGATGCCTGTCGTGTCCagcaagaaaaaatttataaatgtaaGCAAATAAAGAAAGGAGGGGAGGTGGCGAAAATACAGAGTGTGCTCATACGTTTCTGTCACTGCTTATGTAGGATACAACCACAGTTATATCGTCCAGCTTCCCTCCATAGTAACGGAACCCAGCTTCTTGAGCTGCAGAAGAGAAAGGGGTCTGCCTGTTTTTATCCTGTGCTCTTTGCCGAGCTAATGCAGCTATCTTCTGAGCTGTCACCTGTGGCCCTAAGCCAGCTCTCGTTGCATGAACGACGATTGCATTAATATCATTGTTGTACAAATTGTCAAACAACCCATCAGTACCAGCTATTATAACATCTCCTTGTGCCACTGGTATTTTGAAGACCTGCAGCACAGGCAAGTCATTCAGATTAAGAGAGAATTGTGCTATAACTAACTGAATTGGAGGCATCCACAGTGAACCAGTTGAAGGAAAAATTGGAGTCATGAACCAAACTACACAATGCAGTTGATACAGCGATTTCTGCTCAACTGATAAAAGAATGAGCAACggattttctcttctttttttaggAGGGTGATGAATgccttttaaaagaaatatagtGATCACAAGACAGGATGCCATAGACATTACCAAGAAGTTCTGATCGATAACTGAAAAGAAATGACATTTGTCACAACTAGAAAAAAGAAAGACAGGACAAGAACCATGAGGGGAATTTGAGCTAAtactagaaaaagaaaaaatatgtctaAATCATGGATTCATGGTACACTTCTCATGAttcacatctatgaggactaaCCATGAAGAAATGCATCTCTCCATATTATGTTTaactaaaaaaagtaattacGAGGAACTGTACAGGAACCATTTTAAACATTGAACCCAAAATACTGTCTCCTAATAACATAGAAATATTGTAACAGAAGACTGAATAAAGGCAACACTCTTTGATTTGAGTATGATAAATTTTCCAGACACCGATAAACATAAGCTCTAAACCAAATTCTACATATAGAAAATGGGGCATTACTAACCTCTCCAGAACTTGGTAAGTCACCAGCATTACCACTCTCTAGTTGATACGTGAAATTGAAATCATGCTGCTGCACAGGGGATCTGAAAACAGTAGATCCATCTCTGACCACAATGAATCCGCTATCTCCTAAATTAATAGCATGCAGACCCTGggaagagaagaaaaatgataAGTCTAACAATGGCCAAACTCAAAAGTATACATACTCCAAAATGGCTGAGAATTGCACATGTACCTGATCTGTGAGGGCAATTATACAGGCAGTTGAGGAACCTTTGGCTTTTGTGCATGTATAAGCTTTATCGAGGACTCTGGCTGGGTCCACTGAACCTTTTGGCTCATCTTGAATTGCGGCCACTGAGTTCGACATTAGCTCTCGTGCATACTTCCCAGCATCAATACCAAGATCAGCCCAACCACCAACACCATCAGCTACACCAATTGCTTGTTCATCACTGCAAATAAAATGAGCATCCTCTCCACCAGTATCTTCTTTATCAGGATGAGGCAGGTAACATGATCCGGAATTTAGTTTCAGGGTTCTGTCAATGCGGATATTCCTGCAATTGGGCCAAAGCAACTATAGGAATGAATAGAAAGACTTCTCACttcaatgtaaaagtaaatgcaGCATATTCTTTTGATAAGCAATCTACAGAACATGAAGGAGAG
Proteins encoded in this window:
- the LOC101244356 gene encoding probable protein phosphatase 2C 55 gives rise to the protein MPSNYLFRLSRAARQGLQKSISGKESGLQDSVEILVAQGRLLFGNSKCFYSVPFARATDLNVLVRPGTLAAAQANLHVANQKKNISVVGAISRAVSIPSVSGPAFHICGYHIDRVILDPAESLSDSDSHKAPMEICGSRTCPPGCSSSKMTSRHLNGVLSVNNPITSYSNKSFDNCRKASMSLRNKNQPNNFLLYGYFAYNVAKRRGNSNLYEGFGLMGFHTSSTASSSTGTAHDVSFGSSTCGVQLSSSADSSEQNIRIDRTLKLNSGSCYLPHPDKEDTGGEDAHFICSDEQAIGVADGVGGWADLGIDAGKYARELMSNSVAAIQDEPKGSVDPARVLDKAYTCTKAKGSSTACIIALTDQGLHAINLGDSGFIVVRDGSTVFRSPVQQHDFNFTYQLESGNAGDLPSSGEVFKIPVAQGDVIIAGTDGLFDNLYNNDINAIVVHATRAGLGPQVTAQKIAALARQRAQDKNRQTPFSSAAQEAGFRYYGGKLDDITVVVSYISSDRNERSNSLKM